The Neodiprion virginianus isolate iyNeoVirg1 chromosome 5, iyNeoVirg1.1, whole genome shotgun sequence genome contains a region encoding:
- the LOC124305834 gene encoding uncharacterized protein LOC124305834, with protein sequence MYTVGLHSALAIKRQRKRRDEQRRARERRYSAQSGESGLTSPRASTGSLDHHPRHHHAAQVHRAAGEGVLDSKVVTSVGMLHIGVVFLVLGAFLLASGLLPGDMASWSSKSSGGWWNELVATGIFASVMGIFLIVLNKVIAKKEEDDLEEYVQRQLTRSRSGHRLERDVETGGLTTRHARRAKQLKAVVSSGTLSVDETEPNVDGSPPRSPPPAYSPPPASAADPQPQPAHLLEQITEEDGNNDRIETSTTPSLSPGSPCDTRELIHPDATFCNLNGNHPQAHRPLYVHVSRI encoded by the coding sequence ATGTACACGGTGGGCTTGCACTCGGCGCTGGCGATCAAGCGTCAGCGCAAGCGTCGGGACGAGCAGCGTCGCGCCCGCGAGCGCCGTTACAGCGCCCAGAGCGGCGAGAGCGGTTTGACGTCACCGAGAGCATCGACCGGCTCGCTGGACCACCACCCCCGTCACCACCACGCGGCCCAGGTTCACCGAGCCGCGGGGGAGGGGGTGCTCGACTCGAAGGTGGTGACGTCCGTGGGCATGCTCCACATCGGTGTCGTCTTCCTGGTCCTCGGGGCCTTCCTCTTGGCCAGCGGCCTACTGCCGGGCGACATGGCCAGCTGGAGTTCGAAATCGAGCGGCGGTTGGTGGAACGAGCTAGTGGCGACGGGGATATTCGCCTCGGTGATGGGCATCTTCCTGATCGTATTGAACAAGGTGATAgcgaagaaggaggaggacgaCCTGGAGGAGTACGTCCAGCGGCAGCTGACAAGGTCGAGGTCCGGACACCGTTTGGAACGCGACGTCGAGACCGGCGGCCTTACCACTCGACACGCGAGGCGCGCCAAGCAGCTCAAGGCCGTCGTCTCCTCCGGCACCCTCTCCGTCGACGAGACGGAGCCCAACGTCGACGGATCGCCTCCGCGAAGCCCACCACCCGCGTACTCGCCGCCACCGGCATCCGCGGCCGATCCTCAACCGCAACCGGCGCATCTTCTCGAGCAGATAACCGAGGAGGATGGAAACAACGACAGGATCGAGACGTCGACGACCCCCAGCCTCAGTCCGGGCTCGCCGTGCGATACCAGAGAGCTCATACACCCTGACGCTACGTTCTGCAACCTCAATGGAAACCATCCTCAGGCTCACAGGCCGCTTTACGTTCACGTCTCAAGGATCTGA